In one Neobacillus sp. CF12 genomic region, the following are encoded:
- a CDS encoding YppG family protein, producing MYGRNRSNYYLNHGYLGQMNYREPGYYQSHYQPVPRNQPYHYQEEQSMEWYPYQQHNPYFQQSFQQPYQPPYHPYESTFQPSGNLLQMPNPTGYYPPKDAQFLFQNPLQPKEEMTPNPYMQQMNGYSVMNPYPKSSGMLKQPGGIQSLMNSFKSQDGTVDVNKMVNTAGQMVNAVTQVSSLVKGLGGIFKA from the coding sequence ATGTACGGTAGAAATAGATCAAATTATTATTTAAATCATGGATACTTGGGGCAAATGAATTACAGGGAACCAGGTTATTATCAATCACATTATCAACCTGTCCCACGTAATCAGCCATATCATTACCAAGAAGAACAAAGCATGGAATGGTATCCATATCAACAACACAACCCTTACTTTCAACAGTCCTTTCAACAACCATATCAACCACCATATCATCCATATGAATCGACCTTTCAGCCTAGTGGAAATCTTTTGCAAATGCCTAATCCAACGGGGTATTATCCTCCTAAGGATGCACAATTCCTATTTCAAAACCCACTGCAGCCCAAGGAAGAAATGACACCAAATCCATATATGCAGCAAATGAACGGCTACAGTGTGATGAATCCTTATCCAAAATCAAGTGGAATGCTGAAACAACCTGGGGGAATTCAATCTCTTATGAATTCATTTAAATCCCAGGATGGGACAGTAGACGTTAATAAAATGGTCAATACAGCGGGGCAAATGGTAAATGCAGTAACACAGGTGTCCTCGTTGGTCAAAGGGCTAGGTGGAATATTTAAAGCTTAA
- a CDS encoding DEAD/DEAH box helicase encodes MKLKKNLQEILADLKINDNFKENIVTWKTLEAKEAQTVSLPDNLHTALRDSLKSKGIERLYTHQKTAYENIIACKSVVAVTPTASGKTLCYNLPVLQSILSNPNARALYMFPTKALAQDQKSEINEIIQAAGIDINSYTYDGDTPANIRQKVRKAGHVVITNPDMLHSAILPHHTKWVSLFENLKFVVIDELHTYRGVFGSHVANVIRRLKRICTYYGSNPVFICTSATIANPLELAQKLTEEKMVLIDNNGAPSGMKHFLFYNPPIVNKPLNIRRSATLEVRKIAGELLKNKIQTIVFARSRVRVEIILTYLQELVKNQLGPKSIMGYRGGYLPTERRKIEKGLRSGDIYGVVSTNALELGVDIGQLQVCIMTGYPGTISSAWQQAGRAGRRHGEALVIMVASSSPLDQYIIQNPEYFFNKSPETARINPDNLIILIDHMKCAAFELPFKVGEQFGEVGTEDLLEYLTEERILYQNGDKWFWMNDSFPAHNISLRSASQENVIIVDQSDIANARVIGEMDRFSAMTLLHDEAIYLHQGTQFQVEKLDWEEKKAFVREVDVDYFTDANLAVQLKVLEEDKLNRFESAEVGYGDVSVRAMATIFKKIKFETHENIGSGPIHLPEEELHTSAAWISLNKSFAEMGHERLEQGLVGTAHALNNIAPLFVMADPQDIHVIPQVKADHNEKPTIFFYDRYPGGIGLSEKIYSGMNVVFSETKKMIDHCQCQTGCPSCIGTDTVSESAKNDTLNIIDAFLHSSD; translated from the coding sequence ATGAAACTAAAAAAAAACCTACAAGAAATTCTAGCTGATTTAAAAATCAATGACAATTTCAAAGAAAATATAGTAACTTGGAAGACATTAGAAGCAAAAGAAGCGCAAACGGTGTCTCTTCCAGATAATCTTCATACGGCATTAAGAGATTCACTGAAAAGTAAAGGAATAGAGAGGCTATATACGCACCAAAAAACAGCCTATGAGAATATCATTGCGTGTAAAAGTGTTGTAGCTGTTACACCTACTGCTTCAGGAAAAACACTGTGTTATAATCTTCCGGTTTTACAAAGTATCTTATCCAACCCGAACGCTAGGGCACTTTATATGTTTCCGACAAAAGCCCTTGCACAGGACCAGAAAAGTGAAATCAATGAGATTATTCAGGCTGCAGGTATTGATATCAATAGTTATACCTATGACGGTGACACACCTGCAAATATACGTCAGAAAGTCCGTAAAGCTGGACATGTTGTCATAACAAATCCTGATATGCTTCACTCAGCCATCCTTCCTCATCACACGAAATGGGTTTCACTCTTTGAAAATCTTAAATTCGTTGTCATTGATGAACTTCATACGTATCGAGGTGTTTTTGGAAGTCATGTTGCCAATGTCATTCGCAGGCTAAAACGAATCTGCACCTACTATGGCAGCAATCCGGTTTTTATCTGTACATCTGCAACAATTGCGAATCCACTCGAACTAGCACAAAAGTTAACGGAAGAAAAAATGGTCCTGATAGATAATAATGGTGCTCCAAGTGGTATGAAACATTTTCTTTTTTATAATCCGCCAATTGTTAATAAGCCATTAAACATTAGAAGAAGTGCAACGCTTGAAGTACGGAAAATTGCAGGTGAATTGTTAAAAAATAAAATTCAAACGATTGTCTTTGCTAGAAGCAGAGTTCGGGTTGAAATTATTTTAACGTATCTACAGGAATTGGTGAAAAATCAATTAGGACCTAAATCGATTATGGGTTACCGAGGTGGTTATTTACCAACAGAAAGAAGAAAAATTGAAAAAGGGCTGCGATCTGGAGATATCTATGGTGTTGTCAGTACAAATGCGTTGGAGTTAGGAGTCGATATTGGTCAGTTGCAGGTTTGCATTATGACGGGATATCCAGGAACCATTTCTAGTGCCTGGCAACAGGCAGGGAGAGCGGGAAGAAGACATGGGGAAGCACTTGTCATTATGGTTGCAAGTTCAAGTCCACTTGATCAATATATAATCCAAAACCCAGAGTATTTTTTTAATAAAAGCCCCGAGACGGCAAGGATTAATCCTGATAACTTGATTATATTAATTGATCATATGAAGTGTGCTGCATTTGAACTTCCTTTTAAAGTTGGTGAGCAGTTTGGGGAAGTTGGAACAGAGGATTTACTTGAATATCTGACAGAGGAACGCATCCTTTATCAGAACGGTGATAAATGGTTTTGGATGAATGATTCATTTCCAGCCCATAATATTAGTTTGCGTTCTGCTTCACAGGAAAATGTTATCATTGTTGACCAATCAGATATCGCTAATGCGAGGGTGATTGGGGAAATGGATCGGTTCTCAGCCATGACGCTTCTGCATGATGAAGCAATCTATCTTCATCAAGGAACACAGTTTCAAGTGGAGAAACTTGATTGGGAGGAAAAGAAGGCATTTGTACGGGAAGTTGATGTTGATTATTTTACAGACGCTAACCTCGCTGTACAACTAAAGGTGTTGGAAGAGGACAAGCTTAATAGATTTGAATCCGCCGAAGTTGGCTATGGAGATGTCAGCGTTAGAGCAATGGCAACCATTTTTAAGAAAATCAAATTCGAGACCCATGAAAATATTGGTTCAGGACCGATACATCTTCCAGAAGAAGAACTTCACACGAGTGCTGCATGGATTTCATTAAATAAATCGTTTGCCGAAATGGGGCATGAGAGATTAGAGCAGGGTCTTGTTGGCACAGCACATGCATTAAATAATATTGCTCCATTATTTGTAATGGCAGATCCACAAGATATTCATGTAATACCACAGGTGAAGGCAGATCATAATGAAAAGCCAACTATATTCTTTTATGATCGTTATCCTGGCGGTATTGGATTAAGTGAAAAAATTTACTCAGGTATGAATGTAGTATTTTCAGAAACGAAAAAGATGATTGATCACTGTCAATGTCAAACCGGGTGCCCATCCTGTATCGGGACAGATACTGTCAGTGAGTCCGCAAAAAATGATACATTAAATATAATAGACGCATTTTTACATTCTTCCGATTAA
- a CDS encoding DUF1798 family protein, producing the protein MSEEILQLTKKLLHYNQSFLEYFEEAREKGTTHDFHAVILPFANEVKSTSQEWSTLMKNWLKNSPQKHLHLKQIDTTLDHIEQLSIQAFFPKTSKSRFLNANRTVEFFLLEIIRELEN; encoded by the coding sequence ATGTCTGAGGAAATTCTCCAATTAACAAAAAAGCTGCTACATTATAACCAGTCATTTCTTGAATACTTTGAGGAAGCTCGGGAGAAAGGGACCACACATGACTTTCATGCGGTAATATTACCTTTTGCAAATGAGGTAAAGAGTACTTCGCAAGAATGGAGTACATTGATGAAGAACTGGCTTAAAAATAGTCCACAAAAGCATCTTCATCTAAAACAAATCGATACCACTTTAGATCATATAGAACAACTATCCATACAGGCATTTTTTCCGAAAACAAGCAAATCAAGATTTTTAAATGCAAATCGGACAGTCGAATTTTTCCTATTAGAGATAATAAGGGAATTAGAAAATTAA
- a CDS encoding CotD family spore coat protein: MYLGTNFAPPVIHPTKQIVNHTFSTTVVPHIHPTHTTTINHHMFQHKHYCPQTASCAQDCCHQHINCCGGGMPAPAPTAVAGAQSNALPPGNNMPPNMGPGMMGPGMGPGMMGPGMGPGMMGPGMGPGMMGPGMAPGMGPGQFPPRPRRFFG, from the coding sequence TTGTATCTTGGAACTAATTTTGCGCCGCCAGTCATTCATCCGACTAAACAAATAGTAAACCACACTTTCTCAACAACAGTGGTACCGCACATTCATCCAACACATACAACAACTATTAATCATCATATGTTCCAGCATAAACACTATTGTCCTCAGACAGCTTCTTGTGCACAGGATTGTTGTCATCAACATATTAACTGCTGTGGAGGCGGTATGCCGGCACCTGCGCCGACTGCTGTTGCTGGAGCTCAAAGCAATGCATTACCTCCTGGAAACAACATGCCGCCTAATATGGGACCAGGCATGATGGGACCGGGTATGGGACCAGGCATGATGGGACCAGGTATGGGACCAGGCATGATGGGGCCAGGTATGGGACCAGGCATGATGGGACCAGGTATGGCTCCAGGAATGGGACCAGGTCAATTCCCACCTCGTCCGCGACGTTTCTTTGGATAA
- a CDS encoding DUF2515 family protein: MNHLTIHEIETISQIRTETDKLNLDNISRTNAYFSYFKKNPDIIWSFLASMVSRNGGWNMCDLEGHVFREILEPSTRKDLFLTFERVNWLIFHDVYPQLLVYQYSTKIKRPMFHLLPYFKCSGFIQREWERYWKEGNRERLTTSLIINEQNVIHAPVIGHPVYRKRVFRSWIFNVQDWLHFSSVLFPTCGGELYGASVNGFKSLAKRINLGKRLARILTHPRLFPLFFEFADRTPHTGSRFDYEQYFKTRTNRKTPILRATFPIIEHKHYQYEDWSKERVISPAWLHFPARHHHTIHLTDWYFEKSNQLDLMLALHKASHIKKI, translated from the coding sequence ATGAATCATCTTACAATACATGAGATTGAGACCATCAGTCAAATTAGAACTGAAACAGATAAATTGAATCTTGACAATATTTCAAGGACTAATGCCTACTTCTCTTATTTTAAAAAGAACCCCGATATTATTTGGTCATTCCTTGCTAGTATGGTATCAAGGAATGGAGGATGGAATATGTGTGATTTAGAGGGACATGTCTTTCGAGAAATCTTAGAGCCAAGTACAAGAAAAGACCTGTTCCTTACTTTTGAACGAGTCAATTGGTTGATTTTCCACGATGTTTATCCTCAATTACTCGTCTATCAATATTCGACGAAAATCAAGCGTCCAATGTTTCATCTCCTTCCATACTTTAAATGTTCGGGATTTATTCAAAGGGAATGGGAGAGGTACTGGAAGGAAGGAAATCGAGAGCGTTTGACAACCTCGTTAATCATCAATGAGCAAAACGTTATTCATGCACCCGTTATTGGGCATCCCGTTTACAGGAAGCGGGTTTTCCGTTCGTGGATATTTAATGTTCAAGATTGGCTCCATTTCAGTTCTGTCCTTTTTCCTACATGTGGGGGAGAATTATATGGTGCAAGTGTAAATGGCTTTAAGTCACTTGCTAAACGAATTAATCTTGGAAAAAGATTAGCAAGAATCTTGACCCATCCACGGTTATTCCCATTATTTTTCGAGTTTGCGGATAGAACTCCGCATACTGGATCGCGATTTGATTATGAACAGTATTTTAAAACAAGGACAAATCGTAAAACACCGATATTAAGAGCCACCTTTCCTATTATAGAACATAAACATTATCAATATGAGGATTGGAGCAAGGAGAGAGTGATTTCCCCTGCATGGCTTCATTTCCCTGCAAGACATCACCATACGATTCATTTAACAGATTGGTACTTTGAAAAATCCAATCAGTTGGATTTAATGCTGGCGTTACATAAAGCGTCACATATAAAGAAAATATAA
- the recU gene encoding Holliday junction resolvase RecU, giving the protein MNFNYPNGKRYIPKSNELESKEKKQGNHSFSNRGMTLEDDLNDTNDYYRERKIACIHKKPTPVQIVQVDYPKRSAAVIKEAYFKQASTTDYNGVYKGRYIDFEAKETANTTSFPLKNFHQHQIDHMQEVVSQGGICFVILRFSKVEQVYFLEAKHLFSFWGRMQNGGRKSITKEEIEEIGVYIPLGFQPRIDYIKIIDTLYQL; this is encoded by the coding sequence ATGAATTTTAATTATCCAAACGGAAAAAGGTACATCCCTAAAAGTAATGAATTAGAGTCCAAAGAAAAGAAACAAGGCAACCATTCCTTTAGCAATAGAGGAATGACCCTCGAAGATGATTTGAACGATACGAATGATTATTACCGCGAGAGAAAAATTGCATGCATTCATAAAAAACCTACACCCGTTCAAATTGTCCAAGTAGATTACCCTAAAAGAAGCGCTGCTGTCATTAAAGAAGCATATTTTAAACAAGCTTCGACCACTGATTATAATGGTGTATATAAAGGCAGGTACATTGATTTTGAAGCGAAGGAAACAGCAAATACAACTTCTTTTCCATTGAAAAACTTTCATCAACATCAAATCGATCATATGCAGGAAGTTGTTTCACAGGGTGGCATTTGTTTTGTTATTCTCCGGTTTTCCAAGGTTGAACAAGTATATTTTTTAGAAGCAAAACACTTGTTTTCTTTTTGGGGAAGAATGCAAAATGGAGGCAGAAAATCAATTACGAAGGAAGAAATCGAGGAAATAGGTGTATACATTCCGCTTGGATTTCAACCCAGAATTGACTATATTAAAATAATCGATACTCTTTATCAATTATAG
- the yppF gene encoding YppF family protein: MDIRSLKSKFNQSRDYSTDDVNALMDFAKKAYIHNEINIKEYRLLVRELEAQGAVIPDDYKEDSLIENS; the protein is encoded by the coding sequence ATGGACATTCGCTCACTTAAAAGCAAATTTAATCAAAGTCGGGACTATAGTACTGATGATGTAAATGCATTAATGGATTTTGCTAAGAAAGCTTATATTCACAACGAGATTAACATTAAAGAATATCGTCTTCTTGTTCGTGAGCTCGAAGCGCAAGGCGCTGTAATTCCTGACGATTATAAGGAAGACTCCCTCATCGAAAATTCATGA
- a CDS encoding Crp/Fnr family transcriptional regulator: MRIEDIKKVLSEFMLFRELDDYELTKIANISIAREWKKQSHVFLQGDPLENVYFIYDGKIKVYKSDIHGKEQIVAIMKKGEMFPHVGFFRKGSYPAYAEVLEPSTLIAVPISKFESVLIEYPELSIKVFKVLGEKIVDLQNRLEEQILNNTYEQIIKLLIRLGQKHGKELEDGTILLKSEFTNRDLASMIGTTRETISRTLTKMKKDELIEVDDHGNMLLDIDVLLSEINLI, translated from the coding sequence ATGAGAATTGAGGATATTAAGAAGGTGCTTTCTGAGTTCATGCTTTTTAGGGAATTAGATGATTACGAACTAACAAAAATTGCCAATATTTCCATTGCAAGAGAATGGAAAAAGCAAAGTCATGTTTTTCTTCAAGGAGACCCGTTAGAAAATGTTTATTTTATTTATGACGGAAAAATCAAGGTATACAAAAGTGATATTCATGGAAAAGAGCAAATTGTTGCCATCATGAAAAAGGGTGAAATGTTTCCTCACGTAGGTTTCTTTAGAAAAGGCAGTTACCCTGCTTACGCCGAAGTCCTTGAACCTTCAACGCTTATTGCAGTACCTATTTCAAAATTTGAAAGTGTTCTCATTGAGTATCCCGAACTTAGCATTAAAGTATTTAAAGTGCTCGGAGAAAAGATTGTTGATTTACAGAATCGTTTAGAAGAACAAATCCTTAACAATACATATGAGCAAATAATCAAACTCCTCATTCGCCTTGGGCAAAAGCATGGAAAGGAATTAGAGGATGGGACGATTCTTCTTAAGTCTGAGTTTACCAACCGTGATTTGGCCAGTATGATTGGAACGACTCGTGAAACCATTAGCAGAACGCTGACAAAAATGAAAAAGGATGAACTAATTGAAGTAGATGACCATGGAAATATGCTCCTAGATATAGATGTCCTTCTTTCAGAAATTAATTTAATATAA
- a CDS encoding Hsp20/alpha crystallin family protein, protein MMSSVPPSDQNNNKKMKPEQFRDIFRTMNDLIHEKPVKGFLQSIDEFFSNPFPSGAFPVQVRENEDNYIIAAELPGIKKEQIRLNILPNQLTISIENNESETKEDSNNHIFQKRVSQQRLSRTISLPVMINEKMVKASYRDGLLTITIPLVRGTTINIED, encoded by the coding sequence ATGATGTCATCCGTGCCTCCAAGTGACCAAAATAATAATAAAAAAATGAAACCAGAGCAGTTTCGTGATATTTTTAGAACCATGAATGACTTAATTCATGAGAAACCAGTTAAGGGGTTTCTTCAATCCATTGACGAATTTTTCAGTAATCCATTTCCAAGTGGAGCTTTTCCTGTTCAAGTTCGGGAAAATGAGGATAATTACATTATTGCCGCAGAGTTGCCTGGGATAAAAAAGGAGCAAATACGTCTAAATATCTTACCAAATCAATTAACGATCTCAATTGAAAATAATGAAAGTGAAACAAAAGAAGATAGTAATAATCATATATTTCAAAAAAGAGTTTCACAGCAAAGGTTGTCCCGAACTATTTCATTACCTGTTATGATTAATGAAAAAATGGTTAAAGCCTCTTACCGCGATGGCCTACTTACCATTACCATTCCATTAGTTAGAGGAACAACGATAAATATTGAGGATTAA
- the gpsB gene encoding cell division regulator GpsB, whose amino-acid sequence MVTDKVKLTAKDILEKEFKTGVRGYKQEDVDKYLDLIIKDYEMFHQEIEDLQQENLRLRKQLEEASRRQPVTQPAGTTNFDILKRLSNLEKHVFGNKLYD is encoded by the coding sequence ATGGTGACCGATAAAGTGAAACTAACCGCTAAGGATATTTTAGAAAAAGAATTTAAGACCGGAGTACGAGGCTATAAACAAGAAGATGTGGATAAGTATTTAGACTTGATTATTAAGGATTATGAAATGTTCCACCAGGAAATAGAAGATCTTCAACAAGAAAATCTCCGTTTACGAAAGCAACTTGAAGAAGCATCTAGAAGGCAGCCAGTAACACAGCCTGCAGGAACGACTAACTTTGATATTTTGAAGCGATTATCCAACCTTGAAAAGCATGTCTTTGGTAATAAACTATACGATTAA
- a CDS encoding DUF1273 domain-containing protein has product MKVLAVSGYKPFELGIFKNDHPSVMFIKAALKKELIPMIEDGLEWVLISGQLGVELWAAEVIFELKSEYPEVKLAVITPFLDQEASWRENNTEWYKSILAQADFIDSVTKKGFEKPWQFCLKNQFFIEKSDGLLLLYDHEKEGSPRYIYEMAIQYQNKHSYPIQLITFYDLQVIVEEEELKRSDF; this is encoded by the coding sequence ATTAAAGTTTTAGCAGTATCAGGTTACAAACCATTTGAATTAGGAATTTTTAAAAATGACCATCCTTCGGTTATGTTTATTAAAGCGGCATTAAAGAAAGAGTTAATACCAATGATTGAAGATGGATTAGAGTGGGTACTAATTAGTGGACAACTCGGTGTTGAACTTTGGGCAGCAGAAGTTATATTTGAACTAAAATCAGAATATCCTGAAGTAAAGTTGGCTGTTATTACACCTTTTTTAGATCAAGAGGCATCCTGGCGTGAGAACAACACAGAATGGTATAAATCTATCCTTGCACAGGCAGATTTCATTGATTCGGTAACGAAAAAAGGGTTTGAAAAACCATGGCAATTCTGCTTAAAAAATCAATTTTTTATTGAAAAAAGTGACGGATTGCTCCTTTTATATGATCATGAGAAGGAAGGAAGTCCAAGATACATATACGAAATGGCTATTCAATATCAAAACAAACATTCTTATCCTATCCAGTTGATTACATTTTATGATTTACAAGTAATTGTTGAAGAAGAAGAGTTAAAACGTTCAGATTTTTGA
- a CDS encoding ribonuclease H-like domain-containing protein, with translation MSLKNKLNRLKPHLTGGAKGVNHHNASPETTRIEIPFLSKWESDNVTPYFLDKDYCLIREVKYPLSQKHGHYFFHDFLTAVEIWNKQPISHPLSAEGHRAEELFFFDTETTGLGGGVGNTIFLLGYASVIGENLVLRQHILPHPGAEVPLYQSFLEQVNYKTLVTYNGKSFDWPQVKTRHTLVRDHVPKLPAFGHFDLFHAARRLWKHKLDRLKLAVVEKDVLGIEREDDIPGYLAPMIYFDFIESKQPDGMLGIIKHNEIDILSLVTLYTHLTFQLCGMDDSRTRKESFEVGRWYASLGEKDEAAKVLTKLIDGSDFTSLQAKLALAYQSKKEQNWDISLSLFLEVADARNPRLSIEACIEVAKIYEHKIKDYKLALDYCLIALEIVGDTKAPIQKPRQQLENRLNRLERKYANFPS, from the coding sequence ATGTCATTGAAAAATAAATTGAATCGGTTAAAACCACATTTAACTGGGGGGGCAAAGGGAGTTAACCACCATAATGCTTCTCCTGAGACAACAAGAATTGAGATACCTTTTCTATCTAAATGGGAAAGTGATAATGTGACCCCCTATTTTTTGGATAAGGATTACTGCCTGATTCGTGAAGTAAAATATCCATTGTCACAAAAACATGGTCATTATTTTTTTCATGATTTCCTTACAGCCGTTGAAATCTGGAATAAGCAGCCAATTAGTCATCCATTATCAGCAGAAGGGCACCGTGCGGAAGAATTATTCTTTTTTGATACAGAAACGACAGGACTTGGCGGTGGAGTAGGGAATACGATTTTTTTACTTGGATACGCCAGTGTAATCGGTGAAAATCTTGTTTTAAGGCAGCATATTCTCCCGCATCCAGGGGCTGAAGTTCCTTTATATCAAAGCTTTCTAGAGCAGGTAAACTATAAAACATTAGTCACTTATAATGGAAAATCCTTTGATTGGCCGCAAGTAAAAACCAGGCATACCCTTGTAAGGGATCATGTTCCAAAGTTGCCTGCTTTTGGACATTTTGATTTGTTTCATGCAGCAAGGAGACTATGGAAACATAAATTGGACCGGCTGAAATTGGCGGTGGTCGAAAAAGATGTCTTAGGTATCGAACGTGAAGATGATATACCAGGTTATTTAGCTCCAATGATTTATTTTGATTTCATTGAAAGTAAACAGCCGGATGGAATGCTTGGAATCATTAAACACAATGAAATTGATATATTATCTCTTGTCACATTATATACCCATCTGACCTTTCAACTTTGTGGGATGGATGACAGCCGAACAAGAAAAGAATCATTTGAAGTCGGAAGGTGGTACGCTTCATTAGGGGAAAAGGATGAGGCTGCAAAGGTATTGACGAAACTTATAGATGGCAGTGATTTTACTTCTCTACAAGCAAAGCTGGCATTAGCCTATCAATCTAAAAAAGAGCAAAACTGGGATATTAGTTTATCCTTATTTTTAGAGGTAGCTGACGCTAGAAATCCACGACTGAGTATTGAGGCATGTATAGAAGTTGCAAAAATATATGAGCATAAGATAAAAGATTACAAGCTTGCTTTAGATTATTGCCTAATTGCTTTGGAGATTGTGGGGGACACAAAGGCTCCAATCCAAAAACCTCGGCAGCAGCTAGAAAACAGACTGAACCGTTTAGAGAGGAAATACGCTAATTTTCCCAGTTAA